One Amycolatopsis thermophila DNA segment encodes these proteins:
- a CDS encoding NuoB/complex I 20 kDa subunit family protein produces MGLEEQLPNGILLASLEKLVNWARKNSLWPATFGLACCAIEMMTVGGSRYDIARFGMERFSATPRQADLMIVAGRVTQKMAPVLRQIYDQMAEPKWVLAMGVCASSGGMFNNYAVVQGVDHIVPVDMYLPGCPPRPEMLLDAILKLHAKIADEPLGPRRAALKAGHQTELIPSSIKYAKK; encoded by the coding sequence ATGGGACTCGAAGAGCAGCTCCCCAACGGCATCCTGCTGGCCAGCCTGGAGAAGCTGGTCAACTGGGCCCGCAAGAACTCGCTGTGGCCGGCCACGTTCGGCCTCGCCTGCTGCGCGATCGAGATGATGACCGTCGGCGGTTCTCGCTACGACATCGCCCGCTTCGGCATGGAGCGCTTCTCCGCCACCCCGCGCCAGGCCGACCTGATGATCGTCGCCGGGCGGGTCACGCAGAAGATGGCTCCGGTCCTGCGCCAGATCTACGACCAGATGGCCGAGCCGAAGTGGGTGCTGGCGATGGGCGTCTGCGCCTCCTCGGGCGGGATGTTCAACAACTACGCCGTCGTGCAGGGCGTCGACCACATCGTGCCGGTCGACATGTACCTGCCCGGCTGCCCGCCGCGGCCGGAGATGCTCCTCGACGCGATCCTCAAGCTGCACGCCAAGATCGCCGACGAGCCGCTCGGGCCGCGCCGCGCCGCGCTCAAGGCCGGGCACCAGACCGAGCTGATCCCGTCGTCGATCAAGTACGCGAAGAAGTGA
- a CDS encoding NADH-quinone oxidoreductase subunit C: MAEETPEPGGEQSSAQRPDAGLEPRGPRPAQPIVAGRERRGMFGVRDSGDTSGYGGLRLPAYLPPPAERPYGGWFDEFADQFFAALAENGVPAESVHQVTVDRGEITLYVGREHLVAMCRILRDDAGLRFELCSSVSGVDYGPDVPQRLHSVYHLTSMTYRRRIRLEVAVDIEDAHIPSIVEVYPTADWQEREAWDLFGIVYDGHPALTRILMPDDWDGHPQRKDYPLGGIPVEYKGAEIPPPDQRRSYS, translated from the coding sequence ATGGCTGAAGAAACCCCCGAGCCCGGCGGCGAGCAGTCGAGCGCCCAGCGTCCGGACGCCGGACTGGAGCCGCGCGGACCGCGCCCGGCGCAGCCGATCGTCGCCGGGCGCGAGCGCCGCGGCATGTTCGGCGTCCGCGACAGCGGTGACACCTCCGGTTACGGCGGCCTGCGGCTGCCCGCCTACCTGCCGCCGCCCGCGGAACGGCCCTACGGTGGCTGGTTCGACGAGTTCGCCGACCAGTTCTTCGCCGCGCTGGCCGAGAACGGCGTGCCCGCCGAGTCGGTGCACCAGGTGACCGTCGACCGCGGCGAGATCACCCTGTACGTCGGCCGCGAGCACCTCGTCGCGATGTGCCGCATCCTGCGCGACGACGCCGGGCTGCGGTTCGAGCTGTGCAGCTCGGTGTCCGGTGTGGACTACGGCCCGGACGTGCCGCAGCGGCTGCACTCGGTGTACCACCTGACGTCGATGACCTACCGGCGGCGCATCCGGCTGGAGGTCGCGGTCGACATCGAGGACGCGCACATCCCGTCCATCGTGGAGGTCTACCCGACGGCCGACTGGCAGGAACGCGAGGCGTGGGACCTGTTCGGCATCGTCTACGACGGCCACCCGGCCCTGACGCGGATCCTGATGCCGGACGACTGGGACGGTCATCCGCAGCGCAAGGACTACCCGCTCGGCGGGATCCCGGTGGAGTACAAGGGCGCGGAGATCCCGCCCCCCGATCAGCGGAGGTCGTACTCGTGA